One genomic segment of Coffea arabica cultivar ET-39 chromosome 6e, Coffea Arabica ET-39 HiFi, whole genome shotgun sequence includes these proteins:
- the LOC113697240 gene encoding 1,4-alpha-glucan-branching enzyme 1, chloroplastic/amyloplastic-like isoform X3: MVYSLSGVRFPTVPSSSSLNKSVRASFNADRKIDHLSFFLRNRSSSRKNLASRLAFDSESPSSTVAASGKILVPGSNVDDSSSSKEPSEVLQTVLEDPQASIDASKMGNESEIEGEENYIDHTGGYGEGDEVQDSASSLPVHEDEKVKGLTDSEVEEMISRESEQVRKRTIPPPGNGQRIYEIDPLLRNFSGHLDYSATGITYREWAPGAKWATLIGDFNNWNPNADVMTQNEFGVWEIFLPNNADGSPPIPHGSRVKVRMDTPSGLKDSIPAWIKFAVQAPGEIPYDGIYYDPPEEEKYVFKHPRPKRPKSLRIYEAHVGMSSTEPIINTYANFRDDVLPRIKRLGYNAVQIMAIQEHSYYASFGYHVTNFFAPSSRCGTPDDLKSLIDKAHELGLIVLMDIVHSHASNNTLDGLNMFDGTDSCYFHSGSRGYHWMWDSRLFNYGHWEVIRYLLSNARWWLDQYKFDGFRFDGVTSMMYTHHGLQVGFTGNYNEYFGYATDVDAVVYLMLANDLIHGLFPEAITIGEDVSGMPTFCIPIQDGGVGFDYRLHMAIADKWIELLKKRDEDWRMGDVVHMLTNRRWLEKCVAYAESHDQALVGDKTIAFWLMDKDMYDFMALDRPSTPLIDRGIALHKMIRLITMGLGGEGYLNFMGNEFGHPEWIDFPRFDNRLPDGKVVPGNNNSFDKCRRRFDLGDAGYLRYRGMQEFDQGMQHLEEIYGFMTSEHQYISRKNEGDRVIVFERGDLVFVFNFHWNNSYSDYRIGCLKPGKYKVVLDSDDPLFEGFSRIDHNAEFFTSEGWYDNRPRSFLVYAPARTAVVYAPIKDEQEPIDG; encoded by the exons atggtgtacTCGTTATCAGGAGTCCGCTTTCCCACTGTTCCGTCTTCGTCGTCACTGAACAAGTCGGTTCGAGCGAGTTTTAATGCTGACCGGAAGATTGAtcatctttctttcttcttgagaaACCGCTCTTCTTCAC GGAAGAACCTTGCTAGCAGGTTGGCTTTTGACTCTGAATCCCCTTCCTCTACAGTTGCTGCATCCGGGAAGATTCTTGTTCCAGGCAGCAACGTTGATGATTCCTCATCATCAAAAGAGCCATCAGAGGTTCTTCAGACGGTTTTAGAAGATCCTCAG GCTTCTATTGACGCTTCAAAGAtgggaaatgaaagtgaaaTTGAAGGTGAGGAGAATTATATTGACCACACAGGTGGGTATGGTGAAGGTGATGAAGTGCAAGATTCTGCATCTTCATTGCCTGTACATGAAGATGAAAAGGTGAAAGGTTTAACAGATTCGGAAGTGGAGGAGATGATTAGTAGAGAATCAGAACAAGTCAGAAAAAGAACCATTCCTCCACCTGGAAATGGGCAGAGGATATACGAGATAGATCctcttttgagaaattttagtgGTCATCTTGACTACAG TGCCACAGGAATCACTTACAGGGAGTGGGCTCCTGGAGCCAAG TGGGCAACACTAATTGGagatttcaacaattggaatcCTAATGCTGATGTCATGACTCAG AATGAATTTGGCGTTTGGGAGATCTTTTTGCCAAACAATGCTGATGGGTCGCCCCCAATTCCCCATGGCTCTCGTGTAAAG GTACGTATGGATACTCCATCTGGCCTTAAAGACTCGATTCCAGCATGGATTAAGTTTGCTGTTCAGGCTCCTGGTGAAATTCCATATGATGGGATATACTACGATCCTCCAGAAGAG GAAAAGTATGTATTCAAGCATCCTCGGCCTAAAAGACCAAAATCACTCAGGATATATGAGGCTCATGTTGGAATGAGTAGTACA GAACCTATCATAAATACCTACGCAAACTTCAGGGATGATGTGCTTCCCCGTATCAAGAGGCTTGGTTATAATGCTGTTCAGATCATGGCTATCCAAGAGCATTCATATTATGCTAGCTTTGG TTATCATGTCACAAATTTCTTTGCACCTAGCAGCCGTTGTGGGACTCCAGATGATCTTAAATCTTTGATCGATAAAGCACATGAGCTTGGTTTGATTGTTCTGATGGATATTGTGCACAG CCATGCGTCAAATAATACTTTGGATGGGCTAAACATGTTTGATGGCACTGATAGTTGTTATTTCCACTCTGGCTCGAGGGGTTATCACTGGATGTGGGATTCTCGTCTCTTTAACTATGGACACTGGGAA GTGATAAGGTATCTTCTCTCAAATGCAAGATGGTGGTTGGACCAATACAAGTTCGACGGCTTCAGATTTGATGGTGTGACTTCGATGATGTACACTCATCATGGCTTGCAG GTTGGATTTACTGGGAACTACAATGAGTATTTTGGATATGCAACTGATGTTGATGCAGTGGTCTATTTGATGCTTGCAAATGATCTCATTCATGGGCTCTTTCCTGAAGCTATTACCATTGGTGAagat GTCAGTGGCATGCCAACATTCTGCATTCCCATTCAGGATGGTGGGGTTGGATTTGACTATCGCCTTCACATGGCTATTGCTGATAAGTGGATTGAGTTGCTCAA GAAGAGAGATGAGGACTGGAGAATGGGAGATGTTGTTCATATGCTAACAAATAGAAGATGGTTGGAGAAGTGTGTGGCTTATGCTGAGAGTCATGACCAGGCTTTAGTAGGCGATAAAACTATTGCATTCTGGTTAATGGACAAG GATATGTATGATTTTATGGCATTGGATAGACCATCAACTCCTCTAATTGATCGTGGAATAGCATTGCACAAAATGATCAGGCTAATCACTATGGGGTTAGGTGGAGAAGGCTATCTAAATTTTATGGGAAATGAATTTGGGCACCCTG AGTGGATAGATTTTCCGAGGTTTGATAACCGTCTTCCTGATGGCAAAGTAGTCCCTGGAAATAATAACAGCTTTGACAAATGCCGGCGTAGATTTGATCTG GGTGATGCGGGTTATTTGAGATACCGTGGAATGCAAGAGTTTGACCAGGGAATGCAGCATCTTGAAGAAATCTATGGT TTCATGACTTCGGAGCACCAGTATATATCACGGAAGAATGAAGGAGATAGAGTAATTGTGTTTGAAAGAGGAGATTTAGTTTTTGTCTTTAACTTTCATTGGAATAACAGTTATTCAGACTACCGGATTGGATGCCTCAAGCCTGGGAAATACAAG GTAGTCTTGGACTCGGATGATCCACTATTTGAAGGTTTCAGCAGAATTGATCACAATGCAGAGTTCTTCACATCT GAAGGATGGTATGACAATCGTCCTAGATCATTTTTGGTTTATGCACCTGCTCGCACAGCAGTTGTCTATGCTCCAATAAAGGATGAACAGGAGCCTATTGATGGATAA
- the LOC113697240 gene encoding 1,4-alpha-glucan-branching enzyme 1, chloroplastic/amyloplastic-like isoform X4, with the protein MVYSLSGVRFPTVPSSSSLNKSVRASFNADRKIDHLSFFLRNRSSSRKNLASRLAFDSESPSSTVAASGKILVPGSNVDDSSSSKEPSEVLQTVLEDPQASIDASKMGNESEIEGEENYIDHTGGYGEGDEVQDSASSLPVHEDEKVKGLTDSEVEEMISRESEQVRKRTIPPPGNGQRIYEIDPLLRNFSGHLDYRYGQYRKLRDAIDKYEGGLEAFSRGYEKFGFTRSATGITYREWAPGAKWATLIGDFNNWNPNADVMTQNEFGVWEIFLPNNADGSPPIPHGSRVKVRMDTPSGLKDSIPAWIKFAVQAPGEIPYDGIYYDPPEEEKYVFKHPRPKRPKSLRIYEAHVGMSSTEPIINTYANFRDDVLPRIKRLGYNAVQIMAIQEHSYYASFGYHVTNFFAPSSRCGTPDDLKSLIDKAHELGLIVLMDIVHSHASNNTLDGLNMFDGTDSCYFHSGSRGYHWMWDSRLFNYGHWEVIRYLLSNARWWLDQYKFDGFRFDGVTSMMYTHHGLQVGFTGNYNEYFGYATDVDAVVYLMLANDLIHGLFPEAITIGEDVSGMPTFCIPIQDGGVGFDYRLHMAIADKWIELLKKRDEDWRMGDVVHMLTNRRWLEKCVAYAESHDQALVGDKTIAFWLMDKDMYDFMALDRPSTPLIDRGIALHKMIRLITMGLGGEGYLNFMGNEFGHPEWIDFPRFDNRLPDGKVVPGNNNSFDKCRRRFDLGDAGYLRYRGMQEFDQGMQHLEEIYGFMTSEHQYISRKNEGDRVIVFERGDLVFVFNFHWNNSYSDYRIGCLKPGKYKYFRLRRILE; encoded by the exons atggtgtacTCGTTATCAGGAGTCCGCTTTCCCACTGTTCCGTCTTCGTCGTCACTGAACAAGTCGGTTCGAGCGAGTTTTAATGCTGACCGGAAGATTGAtcatctttctttcttcttgagaaACCGCTCTTCTTCAC GGAAGAACCTTGCTAGCAGGTTGGCTTTTGACTCTGAATCCCCTTCCTCTACAGTTGCTGCATCCGGGAAGATTCTTGTTCCAGGCAGCAACGTTGATGATTCCTCATCATCAAAAGAGCCATCAGAGGTTCTTCAGACGGTTTTAGAAGATCCTCAG GCTTCTATTGACGCTTCAAAGAtgggaaatgaaagtgaaaTTGAAGGTGAGGAGAATTATATTGACCACACAGGTGGGTATGGTGAAGGTGATGAAGTGCAAGATTCTGCATCTTCATTGCCTGTACATGAAGATGAAAAGGTGAAAGGTTTAACAGATTCGGAAGTGGAGGAGATGATTAGTAGAGAATCAGAACAAGTCAGAAAAAGAACCATTCCTCCACCTGGAAATGGGCAGAGGATATACGAGATAGATCctcttttgagaaattttagtgGTCATCTTGACTACAG GTATGGTCAGTACCGTAAACTGAGAGACGCAATAGACAAGTATGAGGGTGGTTTAGAAGCATTTTCTCGTGGTTACGAGAAATTTGGTTTCACTCGCAG TGCCACAGGAATCACTTACAGGGAGTGGGCTCCTGGAGCCAAG TGGGCAACACTAATTGGagatttcaacaattggaatcCTAATGCTGATGTCATGACTCAG AATGAATTTGGCGTTTGGGAGATCTTTTTGCCAAACAATGCTGATGGGTCGCCCCCAATTCCCCATGGCTCTCGTGTAAAG GTACGTATGGATACTCCATCTGGCCTTAAAGACTCGATTCCAGCATGGATTAAGTTTGCTGTTCAGGCTCCTGGTGAAATTCCATATGATGGGATATACTACGATCCTCCAGAAGAG GAAAAGTATGTATTCAAGCATCCTCGGCCTAAAAGACCAAAATCACTCAGGATATATGAGGCTCATGTTGGAATGAGTAGTACA GAACCTATCATAAATACCTACGCAAACTTCAGGGATGATGTGCTTCCCCGTATCAAGAGGCTTGGTTATAATGCTGTTCAGATCATGGCTATCCAAGAGCATTCATATTATGCTAGCTTTGG TTATCATGTCACAAATTTCTTTGCACCTAGCAGCCGTTGTGGGACTCCAGATGATCTTAAATCTTTGATCGATAAAGCACATGAGCTTGGTTTGATTGTTCTGATGGATATTGTGCACAG CCATGCGTCAAATAATACTTTGGATGGGCTAAACATGTTTGATGGCACTGATAGTTGTTATTTCCACTCTGGCTCGAGGGGTTATCACTGGATGTGGGATTCTCGTCTCTTTAACTATGGACACTGGGAA GTGATAAGGTATCTTCTCTCAAATGCAAGATGGTGGTTGGACCAATACAAGTTCGACGGCTTCAGATTTGATGGTGTGACTTCGATGATGTACACTCATCATGGCTTGCAG GTTGGATTTACTGGGAACTACAATGAGTATTTTGGATATGCAACTGATGTTGATGCAGTGGTCTATTTGATGCTTGCAAATGATCTCATTCATGGGCTCTTTCCTGAAGCTATTACCATTGGTGAagat GTCAGTGGCATGCCAACATTCTGCATTCCCATTCAGGATGGTGGGGTTGGATTTGACTATCGCCTTCACATGGCTATTGCTGATAAGTGGATTGAGTTGCTCAA GAAGAGAGATGAGGACTGGAGAATGGGAGATGTTGTTCATATGCTAACAAATAGAAGATGGTTGGAGAAGTGTGTGGCTTATGCTGAGAGTCATGACCAGGCTTTAGTAGGCGATAAAACTATTGCATTCTGGTTAATGGACAAG GATATGTATGATTTTATGGCATTGGATAGACCATCAACTCCTCTAATTGATCGTGGAATAGCATTGCACAAAATGATCAGGCTAATCACTATGGGGTTAGGTGGAGAAGGCTATCTAAATTTTATGGGAAATGAATTTGGGCACCCTG AGTGGATAGATTTTCCGAGGTTTGATAACCGTCTTCCTGATGGCAAAGTAGTCCCTGGAAATAATAACAGCTTTGACAAATGCCGGCGTAGATTTGATCTG GGTGATGCGGGTTATTTGAGATACCGTGGAATGCAAGAGTTTGACCAGGGAATGCAGCATCTTGAAGAAATCTATGGT TTCATGACTTCGGAGCACCAGTATATATCACGGAAGAATGAAGGAGATAGAGTAATTGTGTTTGAAAGAGGAGATTTAGTTTTTGTCTTTAACTTTCATTGGAATAACAGTTATTCAGACTACCGGATTGGATGCCTCAAGCCTGGGAAATACAAG TATTTCAGATTAAGAAGGATACTCGAGTAA
- the LOC113697240 gene encoding 1,4-alpha-glucan-branching enzyme 2-2, chloroplastic/amyloplastic-like isoform X1: MVYSLSGVRFPTVPSSSSLNKSVRASFNADRKIDHLSFFLRNRSSSRKNLASRLAFDSESPSSTVAASGKILVPGSNVDDSSSSKEPSEVLQTVLEDPQASIDASKMGNESEIEGEENYIDHTGGYGEGDEVQDSASSLPVHEDEKVKGLTDSEVEEMISRESEQVRKRTIPPPGNGQRIYEIDPLLRNFSGHLDYRYGQYRKLRDAIDKYEGGLEAFSRGYEKFGFTRSATGITYREWAPGAKWATLIGDFNNWNPNADVMTQNEFGVWEIFLPNNADGSPPIPHGSRVKVRMDTPSGLKDSIPAWIKFAVQAPGEIPYDGIYYDPPEEEKYVFKHPRPKRPKSLRIYEAHVGMSSTEPIINTYANFRDDVLPRIKRLGYNAVQIMAIQEHSYYASFGYHVTNFFAPSSRCGTPDDLKSLIDKAHELGLIVLMDIVHSHASNNTLDGLNMFDGTDSCYFHSGSRGYHWMWDSRLFNYGHWEVIRYLLSNARWWLDQYKFDGFRFDGVTSMMYTHHGLQVGFTGNYNEYFGYATDVDAVVYLMLANDLIHGLFPEAITIGEDVSGMPTFCIPIQDGGVGFDYRLHMAIADKWIELLKKRDEDWRMGDVVHMLTNRRWLEKCVAYAESHDQALVGDKTIAFWLMDKDMYDFMALDRPSTPLIDRGIALHKMIRLITMGLGGEGYLNFMGNEFGHPEWIDFPRFDNRLPDGKVVPGNNNSFDKCRRRFDLGDAGYLRYRGMQEFDQGMQHLEEIYGFMTSEHQYISRKNEGDRVIVFERGDLVFVFNFHWNNSYSDYRIGCLKPGKYKVVLDSDDPLFEGFSRIDHNAEFFTSEGWYDNRPRSFLVYAPARTAVVYAPIKDEQEPIDG; the protein is encoded by the exons atggtgtacTCGTTATCAGGAGTCCGCTTTCCCACTGTTCCGTCTTCGTCGTCACTGAACAAGTCGGTTCGAGCGAGTTTTAATGCTGACCGGAAGATTGAtcatctttctttcttcttgagaaACCGCTCTTCTTCAC GGAAGAACCTTGCTAGCAGGTTGGCTTTTGACTCTGAATCCCCTTCCTCTACAGTTGCTGCATCCGGGAAGATTCTTGTTCCAGGCAGCAACGTTGATGATTCCTCATCATCAAAAGAGCCATCAGAGGTTCTTCAGACGGTTTTAGAAGATCCTCAG GCTTCTATTGACGCTTCAAAGAtgggaaatgaaagtgaaaTTGAAGGTGAGGAGAATTATATTGACCACACAGGTGGGTATGGTGAAGGTGATGAAGTGCAAGATTCTGCATCTTCATTGCCTGTACATGAAGATGAAAAGGTGAAAGGTTTAACAGATTCGGAAGTGGAGGAGATGATTAGTAGAGAATCAGAACAAGTCAGAAAAAGAACCATTCCTCCACCTGGAAATGGGCAGAGGATATACGAGATAGATCctcttttgagaaattttagtgGTCATCTTGACTACAG GTATGGTCAGTACCGTAAACTGAGAGACGCAATAGACAAGTATGAGGGTGGTTTAGAAGCATTTTCTCGTGGTTACGAGAAATTTGGTTTCACTCGCAG TGCCACAGGAATCACTTACAGGGAGTGGGCTCCTGGAGCCAAG TGGGCAACACTAATTGGagatttcaacaattggaatcCTAATGCTGATGTCATGACTCAG AATGAATTTGGCGTTTGGGAGATCTTTTTGCCAAACAATGCTGATGGGTCGCCCCCAATTCCCCATGGCTCTCGTGTAAAG GTACGTATGGATACTCCATCTGGCCTTAAAGACTCGATTCCAGCATGGATTAAGTTTGCTGTTCAGGCTCCTGGTGAAATTCCATATGATGGGATATACTACGATCCTCCAGAAGAG GAAAAGTATGTATTCAAGCATCCTCGGCCTAAAAGACCAAAATCACTCAGGATATATGAGGCTCATGTTGGAATGAGTAGTACA GAACCTATCATAAATACCTACGCAAACTTCAGGGATGATGTGCTTCCCCGTATCAAGAGGCTTGGTTATAATGCTGTTCAGATCATGGCTATCCAAGAGCATTCATATTATGCTAGCTTTGG TTATCATGTCACAAATTTCTTTGCACCTAGCAGCCGTTGTGGGACTCCAGATGATCTTAAATCTTTGATCGATAAAGCACATGAGCTTGGTTTGATTGTTCTGATGGATATTGTGCACAG CCATGCGTCAAATAATACTTTGGATGGGCTAAACATGTTTGATGGCACTGATAGTTGTTATTTCCACTCTGGCTCGAGGGGTTATCACTGGATGTGGGATTCTCGTCTCTTTAACTATGGACACTGGGAA GTGATAAGGTATCTTCTCTCAAATGCAAGATGGTGGTTGGACCAATACAAGTTCGACGGCTTCAGATTTGATGGTGTGACTTCGATGATGTACACTCATCATGGCTTGCAG GTTGGATTTACTGGGAACTACAATGAGTATTTTGGATATGCAACTGATGTTGATGCAGTGGTCTATTTGATGCTTGCAAATGATCTCATTCATGGGCTCTTTCCTGAAGCTATTACCATTGGTGAagat GTCAGTGGCATGCCAACATTCTGCATTCCCATTCAGGATGGTGGGGTTGGATTTGACTATCGCCTTCACATGGCTATTGCTGATAAGTGGATTGAGTTGCTCAA GAAGAGAGATGAGGACTGGAGAATGGGAGATGTTGTTCATATGCTAACAAATAGAAGATGGTTGGAGAAGTGTGTGGCTTATGCTGAGAGTCATGACCAGGCTTTAGTAGGCGATAAAACTATTGCATTCTGGTTAATGGACAAG GATATGTATGATTTTATGGCATTGGATAGACCATCAACTCCTCTAATTGATCGTGGAATAGCATTGCACAAAATGATCAGGCTAATCACTATGGGGTTAGGTGGAGAAGGCTATCTAAATTTTATGGGAAATGAATTTGGGCACCCTG AGTGGATAGATTTTCCGAGGTTTGATAACCGTCTTCCTGATGGCAAAGTAGTCCCTGGAAATAATAACAGCTTTGACAAATGCCGGCGTAGATTTGATCTG GGTGATGCGGGTTATTTGAGATACCGTGGAATGCAAGAGTTTGACCAGGGAATGCAGCATCTTGAAGAAATCTATGGT TTCATGACTTCGGAGCACCAGTATATATCACGGAAGAATGAAGGAGATAGAGTAATTGTGTTTGAAAGAGGAGATTTAGTTTTTGTCTTTAACTTTCATTGGAATAACAGTTATTCAGACTACCGGATTGGATGCCTCAAGCCTGGGAAATACAAG GTAGTCTTGGACTCGGATGATCCACTATTTGAAGGTTTCAGCAGAATTGATCACAATGCAGAGTTCTTCACATCT GAAGGATGGTATGACAATCGTCCTAGATCATTTTTGGTTTATGCACCTGCTCGCACAGCAGTTGTCTATGCTCCAATAAAGGATGAACAGGAGCCTATTGATGGATAA
- the LOC113697240 gene encoding 1,4-alpha-glucan-branching enzyme 2-2, chloroplastic/amyloplastic-like isoform X2 — protein MVYSLSGVRFPTVPSSSSLNKSVRASFNADRKIDHLSFFLRNRSSSLAASGKILVPGSNVDDSSSSKEPSEVLQTVLEDPQASIDASKMGNESEIEGEENYIDHTGGYGEGDEVQDSASSLPVHEDEKVKGLTDSEVEEMISRESEQVRKRTIPPPGNGQRIYEIDPLLRNFSGHLDYRYGQYRKLRDAIDKYEGGLEAFSRGYEKFGFTRSATGITYREWAPGAKWATLIGDFNNWNPNADVMTQNEFGVWEIFLPNNADGSPPIPHGSRVKVRMDTPSGLKDSIPAWIKFAVQAPGEIPYDGIYYDPPEEEKYVFKHPRPKRPKSLRIYEAHVGMSSTEPIINTYANFRDDVLPRIKRLGYNAVQIMAIQEHSYYASFGYHVTNFFAPSSRCGTPDDLKSLIDKAHELGLIVLMDIVHSHASNNTLDGLNMFDGTDSCYFHSGSRGYHWMWDSRLFNYGHWEVIRYLLSNARWWLDQYKFDGFRFDGVTSMMYTHHGLQVGFTGNYNEYFGYATDVDAVVYLMLANDLIHGLFPEAITIGEDVSGMPTFCIPIQDGGVGFDYRLHMAIADKWIELLKKRDEDWRMGDVVHMLTNRRWLEKCVAYAESHDQALVGDKTIAFWLMDKDMYDFMALDRPSTPLIDRGIALHKMIRLITMGLGGEGYLNFMGNEFGHPEWIDFPRFDNRLPDGKVVPGNNNSFDKCRRRFDLGDAGYLRYRGMQEFDQGMQHLEEIYGFMTSEHQYISRKNEGDRVIVFERGDLVFVFNFHWNNSYSDYRIGCLKPGKYKVVLDSDDPLFEGFSRIDHNAEFFTSEGWYDNRPRSFLVYAPARTAVVYAPIKDEQEPIDG, from the exons atggtgtacTCGTTATCAGGAGTCCGCTTTCCCACTGTTCCGTCTTCGTCGTCACTGAACAAGTCGGTTCGAGCGAGTTTTAATGCTGACCGGAAGATTGAtcatctttctttcttcttgagaaACCGCTCTTCTTCAC TTGCTGCATCCGGGAAGATTCTTGTTCCAGGCAGCAACGTTGATGATTCCTCATCATCAAAAGAGCCATCAGAGGTTCTTCAGACGGTTTTAGAAGATCCTCAG GCTTCTATTGACGCTTCAAAGAtgggaaatgaaagtgaaaTTGAAGGTGAGGAGAATTATATTGACCACACAGGTGGGTATGGTGAAGGTGATGAAGTGCAAGATTCTGCATCTTCATTGCCTGTACATGAAGATGAAAAGGTGAAAGGTTTAACAGATTCGGAAGTGGAGGAGATGATTAGTAGAGAATCAGAACAAGTCAGAAAAAGAACCATTCCTCCACCTGGAAATGGGCAGAGGATATACGAGATAGATCctcttttgagaaattttagtgGTCATCTTGACTACAG GTATGGTCAGTACCGTAAACTGAGAGACGCAATAGACAAGTATGAGGGTGGTTTAGAAGCATTTTCTCGTGGTTACGAGAAATTTGGTTTCACTCGCAG TGCCACAGGAATCACTTACAGGGAGTGGGCTCCTGGAGCCAAG TGGGCAACACTAATTGGagatttcaacaattggaatcCTAATGCTGATGTCATGACTCAG AATGAATTTGGCGTTTGGGAGATCTTTTTGCCAAACAATGCTGATGGGTCGCCCCCAATTCCCCATGGCTCTCGTGTAAAG GTACGTATGGATACTCCATCTGGCCTTAAAGACTCGATTCCAGCATGGATTAAGTTTGCTGTTCAGGCTCCTGGTGAAATTCCATATGATGGGATATACTACGATCCTCCAGAAGAG GAAAAGTATGTATTCAAGCATCCTCGGCCTAAAAGACCAAAATCACTCAGGATATATGAGGCTCATGTTGGAATGAGTAGTACA GAACCTATCATAAATACCTACGCAAACTTCAGGGATGATGTGCTTCCCCGTATCAAGAGGCTTGGTTATAATGCTGTTCAGATCATGGCTATCCAAGAGCATTCATATTATGCTAGCTTTGG TTATCATGTCACAAATTTCTTTGCACCTAGCAGCCGTTGTGGGACTCCAGATGATCTTAAATCTTTGATCGATAAAGCACATGAGCTTGGTTTGATTGTTCTGATGGATATTGTGCACAG CCATGCGTCAAATAATACTTTGGATGGGCTAAACATGTTTGATGGCACTGATAGTTGTTATTTCCACTCTGGCTCGAGGGGTTATCACTGGATGTGGGATTCTCGTCTCTTTAACTATGGACACTGGGAA GTGATAAGGTATCTTCTCTCAAATGCAAGATGGTGGTTGGACCAATACAAGTTCGACGGCTTCAGATTTGATGGTGTGACTTCGATGATGTACACTCATCATGGCTTGCAG GTTGGATTTACTGGGAACTACAATGAGTATTTTGGATATGCAACTGATGTTGATGCAGTGGTCTATTTGATGCTTGCAAATGATCTCATTCATGGGCTCTTTCCTGAAGCTATTACCATTGGTGAagat GTCAGTGGCATGCCAACATTCTGCATTCCCATTCAGGATGGTGGGGTTGGATTTGACTATCGCCTTCACATGGCTATTGCTGATAAGTGGATTGAGTTGCTCAA GAAGAGAGATGAGGACTGGAGAATGGGAGATGTTGTTCATATGCTAACAAATAGAAGATGGTTGGAGAAGTGTGTGGCTTATGCTGAGAGTCATGACCAGGCTTTAGTAGGCGATAAAACTATTGCATTCTGGTTAATGGACAAG GATATGTATGATTTTATGGCATTGGATAGACCATCAACTCCTCTAATTGATCGTGGAATAGCATTGCACAAAATGATCAGGCTAATCACTATGGGGTTAGGTGGAGAAGGCTATCTAAATTTTATGGGAAATGAATTTGGGCACCCTG AGTGGATAGATTTTCCGAGGTTTGATAACCGTCTTCCTGATGGCAAAGTAGTCCCTGGAAATAATAACAGCTTTGACAAATGCCGGCGTAGATTTGATCTG GGTGATGCGGGTTATTTGAGATACCGTGGAATGCAAGAGTTTGACCAGGGAATGCAGCATCTTGAAGAAATCTATGGT TTCATGACTTCGGAGCACCAGTATATATCACGGAAGAATGAAGGAGATAGAGTAATTGTGTTTGAAAGAGGAGATTTAGTTTTTGTCTTTAACTTTCATTGGAATAACAGTTATTCAGACTACCGGATTGGATGCCTCAAGCCTGGGAAATACAAG GTAGTCTTGGACTCGGATGATCCACTATTTGAAGGTTTCAGCAGAATTGATCACAATGCAGAGTTCTTCACATCT GAAGGATGGTATGACAATCGTCCTAGATCATTTTTGGTTTATGCACCTGCTCGCACAGCAGTTGTCTATGCTCCAATAAAGGATGAACAGGAGCCTATTGATGGATAA